The proteins below come from a single Chryseobacterium bernardetii genomic window:
- a CDS encoding glycosyltransferase family 117 protein: MKNWTFRQWNTVLGWVIFVIAFFTYLSTIEPNFSFWDCGEYISSAVKLEVTHAPGAALFQIVGAVAAIFALGKGENYSIVINAMSALFSALTILFLFWTITHFVRRLLNKDFEEITKHQEISILFAGAVGALCFTFSDTFWFSAVEGEVYSMASMFIALLVWLITKWENEYQAADSERWIILIFFVLGLSVGVHMMCMLATPMVCLVYYARNYKFTWKNFIWANLITLLILSMVFKIIFPLIMTMFGRLEIFFVNGLGLPFHSGTIAAFLLMVVISYFLIKYARKTKKNLYQTIALSAVYMIIGFSCWMVIPIRANANPPMNLNDPDTAIGMLDYYNREQYGDWPTIYGQNYTAFLDANGIEKNEDGSFKTKKTGEIYEKDEKTGTYRKTGDRFNYVFNKSQVSLMPRMFNEDKDVMANYISMYGAPDFTFNYGNEDVADNPQAKQIFDELRAKYDDKSITASDYLKVKPYNLINVQKPSFLQNMDYFISFQNGYYFVRYLLWNFVGRQNDLEGNMESTKGNWISGIPFIDNVNVGNQDKMPAKFKNESTVKFFFLPLILGLIGFFFQLNRDFGRFYALLSLFIITSVGIIFYTGVKPFEPRERDYAMVGSFYAFAIWIGLGAGAILWFLQSKIKSNGANIALGVVLLGVPFMMGFQNYNVHDRSNRYTAYDYAYSVLKSLPKNDILFVYGDNDTYPVWAIQETERFRDDVKVVNFTLASTPWNLDQIKRRTYNAMGIPSELTHEDYRDGVNDQIYMMKKEDWEGVFSMLKEQGVPDTEFKDFRKYLTQDSLTLKDAIKFIKFKSPEKDQLLKMYFGEEKYEKYNILPVNKFILPVNKENALKAGIINQADLPNVANQIMITYKGNTLYKNNLILMDLLANFDWKRPINFSSGGIYDSENIFYLNDYLQFDGFSYRLIPIQTLPSADGDMGRVDVNNLYNVVKNFRWGNFKDLNAHFDETATSNIISYRMSASRAASALALSGQKTKALEILDLAAKEIPAEKYNDPRSLSSMVTGYIIAGQEQKGLQLAEVLKKGIFDEYDYYLSLSKADQSYVRRQMRTKPMEYSLVVAAVTDAYTKMGQKEKAYAYLVKSIEPIDKKFNAFVKELQQMGKEKAMKESEDVQTITPFYQYLFDVMEPFDSTYSKEKENQITSAIIKVTQ, encoded by the coding sequence ATGAAAAATTGGACTTTTAGGCAATGGAACACCGTTTTAGGATGGGTGATTTTCGTCATTGCGTTTTTCACGTACTTGTCCACAATAGAACCCAATTTCAGTTTTTGGGATTGTGGTGAGTACATTTCTTCTGCAGTAAAACTTGAAGTAACGCATGCTCCGGGAGCGGCTTTATTCCAGATAGTGGGTGCCGTAGCAGCCATTTTTGCATTAGGGAAAGGCGAAAATTACTCCATCGTAATCAACGCGATGTCTGCATTGTTCAGCGCGCTGACTATTTTATTTTTGTTCTGGACGATCACTCATTTTGTGAGAAGATTACTGAACAAAGATTTTGAAGAAATTACAAAACATCAGGAAATCTCTATTTTATTTGCAGGAGCGGTAGGGGCACTTTGCTTCACTTTCTCAGATACGTTCTGGTTCTCAGCAGTAGAAGGTGAGGTTTACTCAATGGCTTCTATGTTTATCGCGCTTTTGGTCTGGTTGATTACGAAATGGGAAAATGAGTATCAGGCAGCAGACAGTGAGAGATGGATTATCCTTATTTTCTTCGTTTTAGGGCTTTCTGTTGGGGTACACATGATGTGTATGCTGGCAACTCCTATGGTATGTCTTGTATACTATGCAAGAAACTATAAGTTTACCTGGAAAAACTTCATCTGGGCAAACCTTATTACCCTGTTGATCCTGAGTATGGTCTTCAAAATTATCTTCCCGCTGATTATGACGATGTTCGGAAGATTGGAGATTTTCTTTGTAAACGGTCTTGGGCTTCCTTTCCATTCAGGAACCATTGCTGCCTTCCTACTGATGGTGGTTATCAGCTATTTCTTAATCAAATATGCCAGAAAAACGAAAAAGAATCTGTACCAGACAATTGCTTTATCTGCAGTATATATGATTATCGGGTTCTCTTGCTGGATGGTAATTCCTATCAGAGCAAATGCCAATCCACCAATGAACCTTAACGACCCGGATACAGCAATTGGTATGCTGGATTACTACAACAGGGAACAATATGGTGACTGGCCAACAATTTACGGACAGAACTATACGGCTTTCCTTGATGCCAACGGAATTGAAAAGAATGAAGACGGAAGCTTTAAAACAAAAAAGACCGGTGAAATCTACGAAAAAGATGAAAAAACCGGAACTTACAGAAAAACCGGAGACCGATTCAACTATGTTTTCAATAAATCTCAGGTGAGTTTAATGCCAAGAATGTTTAATGAGGATAAGGATGTAATGGCTAATTATATTTCAATGTATGGCGCGCCTGATTTTACATTTAATTATGGTAATGAAGATGTGGCAGATAACCCTCAGGCCAAGCAGATCTTTGATGAGCTGAGAGCTAAGTATGATGATAAATCTATTACTGCTTCAGATTATTTAAAGGTAAAACCTTATAACCTTATTAATGTTCAGAAGCCTTCTTTCCTTCAGAATATGGATTATTTTATTTCTTTCCAGAACGGGTATTACTTTGTGAGATACCTGCTGTGGAACTTTGTAGGAAGACAGAATGACCTGGAAGGAAACATGGAAAGCACAAAAGGAAACTGGATTTCCGGAATTCCTTTTATTGATAATGTAAACGTAGGAAATCAGGATAAGATGCCTGCTAAATTTAAGAATGAAAGTACGGTGAAGTTCTTCTTCCTGCCATTAATTCTGGGATTAATCGGATTCTTTTTCCAGTTGAACAGGGATTTCGGAAGATTCTATGCTTTATTGTCTTTATTCATTATTACAAGTGTTGGTATTATTTTCTATACGGGGGTAAAGCCTTTTGAACCGAGAGAAAGAGATTATGCAATGGTAGGTTCATTCTATGCCTTTGCGATCTGGATCGGATTGGGAGCAGGTGCTATCTTATGGTTCTTACAGTCTAAGATCAAATCCAACGGTGCTAATATTGCACTGGGAGTTGTATTGTTAGGAGTGCCTTTCATGATGGGCTTCCAAAACTATAACGTTCATGACAGAAGCAACAGATATACAGCATACGACTATGCATATTCAGTGTTAAAATCATTACCGAAAAACGATATTTTATTCGTGTATGGTGATAACGATACTTATCCGGTTTGGGCAATCCAGGAAACGGAAAGATTCAGGGATGATGTGAAAGTGGTGAACTTCACACTTGCTTCAACGCCATGGAACCTTGATCAGATAAAGAGAAGAACTTATAATGCTATGGGAATCCCAAGTGAACTCACTCACGAGGATTACAGAGATGGTGTAAATGACCAGATCTATATGATGAAGAAAGAAGACTGGGAAGGGGTTTTCTCTATGCTGAAAGAACAGGGAGTTCCGGATACGGAATTCAAGGATTTCAGAAAGTATCTTACACAGGATTCTTTAACACTGAAAGATGCCATTAAGTTTATCAAATTCAAGTCTCCTGAAAAAGATCAGTTACTGAAAATGTACTTTGGAGAAGAGAAATATGAAAAGTATAACATTCTGCCGGTAAACAAATTTATCCTTCCTGTAAATAAAGAGAATGCCTTAAAAGCAGGAATTATCAATCAGGCAGATCTTCCTAATGTAGCAAATCAGATTATGATTACTTACAAAGGAAATACATTGTATAAAAACAACCTGATTCTAATGGATCTTTTAGCCAACTTCGATTGGAAACGTCCGATTAACTTCTCTTCAGGAGGTATTTATGACAGTGAAAATATTTTCTATCTTAATGATTATCTTCAGTTTGACGGGTTCAGCTACCGATTGATTCCAATCCAGACTTTGCCATCAGCAGACGGAGACATGGGAAGAGTAGATGTAAATAACCTTTATAATGTAGTGAAAAACTTCAGATGGGGGAACTTTAAAGACCTGAATGCTCACTTTGATGAAACAGCAACTTCCAATATCATCAGCTACAGAATGTCAGCAAGCAGAGCAGCTTCAGCATTGGCTCTAAGCGGACAGAAAACTAAAGCGTTGGAAATCCTGGATCTTGCAGCCAAAGAAATTCCTGCTGAAAAGTACAATGATCCACGCTCATTAAGCTCAATGGTAACCGGATATATCATCGCAGGACAGGAGCAGAAAGGATTGCAGCTGGCAGAAGTACTTAAAAAAGGAATTTTTGATGAGTATGATTATTACTTAAGCCTCTCTAAAGCAGATCAAAGCTATGTAAGAAGACAGATGAGAACAAAACCAATGGAATATTCTCTTGTAGTAGCAGCGGTTACAGATGCTTATACCAAGATGGGACAGAAAGAAAAAGCATATGCTTATCTGGTAAAATCCATTGAGCCGATTGATAAGAAATTCAATGCCTTTGTGAAGGAGCTTCAGCAGATGGGTAAAGAAAAAGCAATGAAAGAATCTGAAGATGTTCAAACAATCACGCCATTCTACCAATATTTATTTGATGTAATGGAGCCTTTTGATTCTACTTATTCCAAGGAAAAAGAAAATCAGATCACTTCAGCAATTATTAAAGTAACACAATAA
- a CDS encoding PLP-dependent cysteine synthase family protein: protein MSNVYDNILGLIGHTPMVKLNTVTKDIPATVYAKLESYNPGHSTKDRIALHIIENAEKKGLLKEDSVVVETTSGNTGFSIAMVCIIKGYKCILAVSDKTKPEKIAYLKALGATVYICPANVPADDPRSYYEVAKRIALETPNSIYINQYFNELNIDAHYQTTGPEIWEQTEGKITHLFACTGTGGTLSGSAKFLKEKNPDIKIIGVDADGSILKSYHETGEIHKEDVHPYQIEGMGKNLIPSALLFDKVDEFVRVNDEMAAYRTREIALKEAIMGGYTTGAVTQGLMQYANSHELTENDVVVLIYPDHGSRYITKVYSDKWMAEQGFVNNCVHNYDEVFKTEFIK, encoded by the coding sequence ATGAGTAATGTTTACGATAATATTCTTGGCCTAATAGGACATACTCCTATGGTGAAGCTAAATACTGTGACAAAAGATATTCCAGCAACCGTTTATGCCAAGTTAGAATCATATAATCCTGGACATTCCACCAAAGACCGAATCGCACTTCATATTATAGAGAACGCAGAGAAAAAAGGCTTATTGAAAGAGGATTCCGTTGTTGTAGAAACAACATCAGGAAACACTGGGTTTTCTATTGCAATGGTATGTATCATTAAGGGTTATAAATGTATTCTCGCGGTAAGCGACAAAACAAAACCTGAAAAGATCGCTTATCTTAAGGCTTTAGGAGCTACTGTATATATATGTCCTGCCAATGTACCGGCGGATGATCCTAGATCTTATTATGAAGTAGCGAAAAGAATCGCTTTGGAAACTCCCAATTCTATTTACATCAATCAGTACTTTAATGAACTGAATATTGATGCCCATTACCAGACTACAGGTCCTGAAATCTGGGAACAGACAGAAGGTAAAATCACTCACCTTTTTGCCTGTACCGGAACAGGAGGTACTTTATCTGGTTCAGCAAAGTTTTTGAAGGAGAAAAATCCGGATATTAAAATTATCGGGGTGGATGCAGATGGTTCTATATTAAAAAGCTATCACGAAACCGGTGAAATTCACAAAGAAGATGTACATCCTTACCAGATTGAGGGAATGGGAAAAAATTTAATTCCTTCCGCACTTCTTTTTGACAAGGTAGATGAATTTGTAAGGGTAAATGATGAAATGGCAGCCTACAGAACCCGTGAAATTGCTTTAAAGGAAGCCATCATGGGAGGATATACCACAGGAGCTGTAACTCAGGGACTGATGCAATATGCAAATTCTCACGAATTAACCGAAAATGATGTGGTTGTTTTAATCTATCCTGACCACGGTTCAAGATACATCACCAAAGTATACAGTGATAAGTGGATGGCCGAACAGGGGTTTGTTAACAACTGTGTCCACAATTATGACGAAGTCTTCAAGACAGAGTTTATTAAATAG
- a CDS encoding aminotransferase class I/II-fold pyridoxal phosphate-dependent enzyme codes for MDIFERIKENPGPLGQFADYGEGYFIFPRLEGPIGPRMQFQGREVIFWSANDYLGLCNHPEVIEADAKAAAEYGMFYPMGARAMSGETDQHLQLERELADFVQKESAYLLNFGYQGMVSTIDALVSRNDVIVYDMDSHACIVDGVRLHSGKRFTYKHNDMESLEKNLQRATKVAEETGGGILVITEGVFGMRGQQGKIKEICELKSKYQFRLLVDDAHGFGTLGKTGAGVGEEQDCINQIDVYFSTFAKSMAGFGAFLAGDKEIIRYLKFNLRSQIFAKSLTMPMVIGGLKRLELLRSRPEIKAKLWENVAKLQNGLKERGFNIGDTNTCVTPVMMQGTPVEATLLVKDLRENYGIFTSVVVYPVIPKGMILLRLIPTASHTDAEINETLAAFEAIHDKLVSGYYKEQEQILLQEQGLSFKPI; via the coding sequence TTGGATATTTTTGAAAGAATAAAAGAAAATCCAGGACCACTTGGACAATTTGCAGATTACGGAGAGGGATATTTTATTTTCCCGAGACTAGAGGGACCTATCGGCCCGAGGATGCAATTTCAGGGTAGAGAAGTAATTTTCTGGAGTGCCAATGATTATTTAGGGCTGTGTAATCATCCTGAAGTAATAGAAGCAGATGCAAAGGCGGCTGCAGAATACGGAATGTTCTATCCAATGGGAGCAAGGGCAATGTCTGGAGAAACAGATCAGCACCTTCAGTTGGAAAGAGAATTGGCAGACTTTGTACAAAAAGAATCAGCATATTTATTGAATTTCGGTTACCAGGGAATGGTTTCTACCATTGATGCTTTGGTAAGCAGAAATGATGTAATCGTTTATGATATGGATTCTCATGCCTGCATCGTGGATGGGGTAAGACTTCATTCAGGTAAAAGATTTACCTACAAACATAACGATATGGAGAGCCTTGAGAAAAACCTTCAGAGGGCTACAAAAGTGGCAGAAGAAACAGGAGGAGGAATTCTTGTGATTACTGAAGGTGTTTTCGGAATGAGAGGCCAGCAGGGAAAAATCAAAGAGATCTGCGAACTTAAATCAAAATATCAGTTCAGACTTTTAGTGGATGATGCTCACGGTTTCGGAACACTAGGTAAAACAGGTGCCGGAGTTGGTGAAGAGCAGGATTGCATCAATCAGATTGATGTATATTTCTCTACTTTTGCAAAATCTATGGCTGGTTTCGGAGCCTTCCTTGCGGGAGACAAAGAGATCATCAGATACCTGAAGTTTAACCTAAGATCACAGATCTTCGCAAAATCTCTTACAATGCCAATGGTAATAGGAGGACTGAAGAGACTGGAGCTATTGAGATCAAGACCCGAAATCAAAGCTAAGCTTTGGGAAAATGTAGCCAAACTACAGAACGGATTAAAAGAAAGAGGATTCAATATTGGTGATACCAATACTTGCGTAACTCCTGTAATGATGCAGGGAACTCCTGTAGAAGCTACTCTATTGGTAAAAGACCTTAGAGAAAATTACGGGATCTTTACTTCAGTCGTGGTATATCCGGTAATTCCGAAGGGAATGATTCTTTTAAGACTGATTCCTACCGCTTCTCATACGGATGCTGAAATTAATGAAACTCTGGCAGCGTTTGAAGCAATTCACGATAAACTGGTAAGTGGTTACTATAAAGAGCAGGAACAAATATTACTGCAAGAGCAGGGATTAAGTTTTAAACCGATCTAA
- a CDS encoding DMT family transporter → MKLRGYLLGILSAVSYGLIPIFILPIKQAHFSMDIALFYRFFFSALMVGVYLIYSKQNFRINKREAMILAILGICYALSSEFLFIGYDFLTPGIASTVLFIYPVIVALIMFFFYKEKLTKLSVVSLLLAFAGVIVLCLKGNGLEINFAGLGIVMLSSLFYALYMVIVNKSKLKVSGFKLTFYSMLFTSLFFMGKSVIGHQSFGIPSMTIFINFLIFAFLTTVISSLCLVYAIKSIGSTPVAILGALEPVVAVMVSVFMFNEKFTVNLLIGITLILLGVILNVISDRKNTIHT, encoded by the coding sequence ATGAAACTTAGGGGTTATTTATTGGGTATTTTGTCGGCAGTTTCATACGGATTGATTCCGATTTTTATTCTGCCGATCAAGCAGGCTCATTTTTCAATGGATATTGCATTGTTTTACAGATTTTTCTTTTCGGCTCTCATGGTAGGAGTTTATCTCATCTATTCTAAACAAAATTTCAGAATCAATAAAAGGGAGGCCATGATTTTAGCCATTCTTGGAATCTGCTATGCTCTTTCCTCGGAATTTCTTTTTATAGGATATGATTTTCTCACTCCGGGAATTGCCTCTACCGTTCTATTTATTTATCCGGTAATTGTGGCATTAATTATGTTCTTCTTTTACAAAGAGAAACTCACTAAACTATCTGTTGTTTCCTTACTTCTTGCCTTTGCCGGAGTTATTGTCTTATGCCTGAAGGGAAATGGTTTGGAAATTAATTTTGCAGGATTGGGAATTGTGATGCTCAGCTCATTGTTTTATGCATTATATATGGTAATTGTTAACAAATCGAAACTAAAAGTGTCGGGGTTTAAGCTTACCTTCTACTCTATGCTTTTTACTTCTTTGTTTTTTATGGGTAAATCAGTTATCGGGCATCAGTCATTTGGGATTCCTTCAATGACTATTTTTATTAACTTTCTCATTTTTGCTTTCCTTACCACGGTTATTTCCAGTTTATGCCTAGTATATGCAATTAAAAGTATTGGCTCTACGCCTGTTGCCATTTTAGGAGCCCTTGAACCGGTAGTTGCCGTTATGGTAAGCGTATTTATGTTTAATGAAAAGTTCACTGTCAATTTATTGATCGGGATCACACTGATCCTGCTGGGAGTTATCCTGAATGTTATTTCTGATCGTAAAAATACAATTCATACTTAA
- a CDS encoding B12-binding domain-containing radical SAM protein, whose translation MKDLLLITPPFTQLNTPYPATAYIKGFLNTKNISSYQIDLGIDVILELFSKGGLQKVFSKGIDLQNASENTQRIYALREEYLKTIDQVIPFLQGKNPTLARQICSMNFLPEASRFNQLDDMEFAFGNMGLQDKAKHLATLYLEDISDYIVENIDADFGFSRYAERLGKSANSFDELYSKLSAQQTFIDDFTLKILHERLESVQPKLVCFSIPFPGNLYSAFRCAQFIKKNFPNIKIAMGGGFPNTELREVKDQRVFEFFDFITLDDGELPLELLYESICSSEQSEEPQYKRTFLLENQKVVYKNNSKRHDYKQSDIGTPDYTDLKLDQYISVIEIANPMHSLWSDGRWNKLTMAHGCYWGKCTFCDISLDYIKIYEPISAKILVDRMEELIKTTGETGFHFVDEAAPPALMREVALEILRRNLVVTWWTNIRFEKSFTRDLCYLLKLSGCVAVSGGLEVASDRLLKLIDKGISVEQVAKVTRNFTEAGIMIHAYLMYGYPTQTIQETIDSMEMVRQLFEMGILQSGFWHQFAMTAHSPVGLNPEEFGVTPIKQEILFANNDIDFTDKTGINHDKFSSGLKKSLFNYMHGINFDLPLQEWFDFKIPRTTIHPDYIHDSLLEDEDFKFKGNSKVVFLTKNVIAENRVKNKKKYSGTYTLLTFHLKTNIVKVEMEQDKAEWLMDILKEHSIDNQKKPTIQQLKNQFEENFDDFELFWFSKPMQQLKENGVILSL comes from the coding sequence TTGAAAGACCTGCTCCTTATTACCCCGCCTTTTACCCAGCTTAACACTCCTTATCCGGCAACAGCTTATATTAAAGGATTTTTAAATACTAAAAATATTTCCAGCTATCAGATTGATTTGGGAATAGATGTTATTTTGGAGTTATTTTCAAAAGGTGGATTACAGAAGGTTTTCAGTAAAGGAATTGATCTTCAGAATGCTTCTGAAAATACACAGAGGATTTATGCATTAAGAGAAGAGTATTTAAAGACGATAGATCAGGTGATTCCTTTTTTACAGGGAAAAAACCCTACACTGGCAAGACAGATCTGCAGCATGAACTTTTTACCCGAAGCTTCCCGTTTCAACCAATTGGATGATATGGAATTTGCTTTCGGGAACATGGGTTTACAGGACAAAGCCAAACATTTGGCAACCCTGTATCTGGAAGATATTTCAGATTATATTGTTGAAAATATTGATGCTGATTTTGGCTTCAGCAGATATGCCGAACGTTTGGGGAAAAGTGCTAATTCTTTTGATGAACTGTATTCAAAATTATCTGCCCAACAAACATTTATAGATGATTTTACTTTAAAAATTCTTCACGAAAGATTAGAATCAGTACAACCCAAACTGGTTTGTTTTTCTATTCCTTTTCCTGGAAATTTATATTCAGCCTTCAGGTGTGCCCAGTTTATAAAGAAAAATTTTCCGAACATTAAAATTGCAATGGGCGGAGGTTTCCCGAATACTGAATTAAGAGAAGTTAAGGATCAGAGAGTTTTTGAATTTTTTGATTTTATCACCCTTGATGATGGTGAACTTCCTCTTGAACTCCTGTATGAAAGTATTTGTTCTTCTGAACAAAGCGAAGAACCTCAGTATAAAAGAACTTTTTTACTTGAAAATCAGAAAGTTGTCTATAAAAATAATTCAAAAAGGCACGATTACAAACAGTCAGATATCGGAACTCCGGATTATACGGATTTAAAACTCGATCAATATATTTCAGTCATTGAAATTGCCAATCCAATGCATAGTTTGTGGAGCGATGGAAGGTGGAATAAACTAACCATGGCTCACGGATGTTATTGGGGGAAATGTACATTCTGTGACATCTCATTAGATTATATCAAGATCTACGAGCCTATTTCTGCCAAGATTCTGGTAGACAGAATGGAGGAGCTTATTAAAACAACAGGTGAAACCGGCTTCCATTTTGTAGATGAAGCTGCACCGCCAGCTTTAATGAGAGAAGTTGCCCTTGAAATCCTCCGGAGAAATCTTGTGGTTACCTGGTGGACCAATATCCGTTTTGAAAAAAGCTTCACCAGAGATTTATGTTATTTATTAAAACTGTCCGGATGTGTTGCCGTTTCAGGAGGCCTTGAAGTGGCAAGTGACCGTTTATTGAAATTAATTGATAAAGGAATTTCTGTAGAACAGGTTGCAAAAGTGACAAGAAATTTTACAGAAGCCGGAATTATGATCCATGCTTATCTGATGTATGGTTACCCAACACAAACGATCCAGGAAACAATTGACTCTATGGAAATGGTTCGCCAGTTGTTTGAAATGGGAATTCTGCAAAGTGGCTTCTGGCATCAGTTTGCAATGACTGCCCACTCACCTGTTGGGCTGAATCCTGAAGAATTTGGAGTTACCCCAATCAAACAGGAAATTCTATTTGCTAATAATGATATTGATTTTACAGATAAAACAGGAATCAATCATGATAAATTTAGTTCGGGCTTAAAAAAATCTTTATTCAATTATATGCATGGAATTAATTTTGACCTTCCTCTTCAAGAATGGTTTGATTTTAAAATTCCAAGAACAACTATTCACCCTGATTATATTCATGACAGCTTATTGGAAGATGAAGATTTTAAATTTAAGGGAAATTCAAAAGTTGTTTTTTTAACCAAAAATGTAATCGCTGAGAATCGCGTAAAAAATAAAAAGAAATATTCCGGTACATATACGCTTCTTACATTCCACCTAAAAACCAATATTGTAAAGGTTGAGATGGAGCAGGATAAAGCAGAATGGCTGATGGATATTTTGAAAGAACATTCTATCGACAACCAAAAAAAGCCTACAATTCAACAACTTAAGAATCAGTTTGAAGAAAATTTTGATGATTTTGAGTTGTTCTGGTTTTCAAAACCTATGCAGCAATTGAAAGAAAATGGTGTGATTTTGAGTTTGTAA
- a CDS encoding FoF1 ATP synthase subunit delta/epsilon yields the protein MNIKILTPEYVVFEGEVNSVLLPGKNGEFHIMKNHAGIVSSLVGGKVKLFTNSVDEAFAKNLTKENDKDSVFSYSIKSGVVEFNHNKGIILCE from the coding sequence ATGAATATAAAAATTTTAACACCAGAATACGTAGTTTTTGAAGGAGAAGTAAACTCAGTATTACTGCCGGGAAAAAATGGTGAATTCCACATCATGAAAAACCACGCAGGAATTGTTTCTTCTTTAGTTGGTGGAAAAGTAAAGCTTTTTACGAATTCTGTAGATGAAGCTTTCGCTAAAAATCTAACCAAAGAAAATGATAAAGACTCTGTTTTTTCATATTCTATCAAAAGCGGTGTTGTGGAATTTAATCATAACAAAGGAATTATCCTTTGCGAATAA
- the atpD gene encoding F0F1 ATP synthase subunit beta: MANQIKGKISQIIGPVIDVVFTDVEAVPAIYDALEITKENGEKVVLEVEQHIGEDTVRCIAMDATDGLKRGQDVIGYGNPITMPIGEAVNGRLFNVVGDAIDGLQDISKDGGLPIHRPAPKFDQLSTSAEVLFTGIKVIDLVEPYAKGGKIGLFGGAGVGKTVLIQELINNIAKGHGGLSVFAGVGERTREGNDLLREMLESGIIKYGDDFMHSMENGGWDLSKVDLEAMKDSKAAFVFGQMNEPPGARARVALSGLTLAEYYRDGGESGQGRDVLFFVDNIFRFTQAGSEVSALLGRMPSAVGYQPTLASEMGAMQERITSTKNGSITSVQAVYVPADDLTDPAPATTFAHLDATTVLDRKIASLGIYPAVDPLASTSRILAPEVIGHDHYNCAQRVKEILQRYKALQDIIAILGMEELSEEDKAVVYRARKVQRFLSQPFHVAEQFTGIPGSLVDIKDTIKGFNMIMDGELDHLPEAAFNLKGTIEEAIEAGQKMLAENA; this comes from the coding sequence ATGGCAAACCAAATTAAAGGTAAAATTTCTCAAATTATTGGTCCGGTAATCGACGTTGTCTTTACAGATGTAGAAGCAGTTCCTGCAATCTATGACGCGTTAGAAATTACAAAAGAAAACGGTGAAAAAGTAGTTTTAGAGGTAGAACAACATATTGGCGAAGATACAGTAAGATGTATTGCAATGGACGCTACTGACGGTCTTAAGAGAGGTCAAGATGTAATTGGATACGGAAATCCTATTACAATGCCAATCGGTGAGGCTGTAAACGGAAGACTATTCAACGTTGTTGGTGATGCTATCGACGGACTTCAAGATATTTCTAAGGATGGTGGTCTTCCAATTCACAGACCAGCTCCAAAATTTGATCAATTATCAACTTCAGCAGAAGTTTTATTTACAGGTATTAAAGTAATCGACCTAGTTGAGCCTTATGCAAAAGGAGGTAAAATTGGATTGTTCGGTGGTGCTGGTGTAGGTAAAACAGTATTGATCCAGGAGTTGATTAACAATATTGCAAAAGGACACGGAGGTCTTTCTGTATTTGCCGGAGTAGGTGAAAGAACGAGAGAAGGAAATGACCTTTTGAGAGAGATGTTAGAATCTGGAATTATCAAATATGGTGATGATTTCATGCACTCTATGGAAAATGGAGGTTGGGATCTTTCTAAAGTAGACTTGGAAGCTATGAAAGATTCTAAAGCAGCATTCGTATTCGGACAGATGAACGAGCCGCCAGGTGCGAGAGCTAGAGTAGCCCTTTCTGGTCTTACATTAGCTGAGTACTACAGAGATGGTGGAGAAAGCGGACAAGGTAGAGACGTACTTTTCTTCGTAGACAACATCTTCCGTTTTACACAGGCTGGTTCTGAGGTATCTGCACTTCTTGGTCGTATGCCATCAGCGGTAGGTTACCAACCAACTCTTGCTTCTGAAATGGGTGCAATGCAGGAAAGAATTACTTCAACTAAAAACGGTTCAATTACTTCAGTACAGGCGGTATACGTACCTGCGGATGACTTAACTGACCCGGCTCCTGCAACTACGTTTGCCCACTTGGATGCAACTACGGTACTTGACAGAAAGATTGCTTCATTAGGTATTTACCCAGCGGTAGATCCACTAGCATCTACTTCAAGAATCCTTGCTCCTGAAGTAATCGGTCACGATCACTACAACTGTGCTCAAAGAGTAAAAGAAATTCTTCAAAGATACAAAGCGCTTCAGGATATCATCGCAATCCTTGGTATGGAAGAACTTTCTGAAGAAGATAAAGCAGTTGTTTACCGTGCAAGAAAAGTTCAGAGATTCTTATCTCAGCCTTTCCACGTAGCAGAACAGTTTACAGGTATTCCAGGATCATTGGTGGATATCAAAGATACAATCAAAGGATTCAACATGATTATGGATGGTGAATTAGATCACTTACCAGAAGCTGCTTTCAACCTGAAAGGAACTATCGAGGAAGCTATCGAAGCTGGACAAAAAATGTTAGCTGAAAACGCATAA